Proteins encoded in a region of the Novibacillus thermophilus genome:
- a CDS encoding glycerophosphodiester phosphodiesterase, with amino-acid sequence MKKSRMLSLAVPLMVVVFLFGSVTSAAPNDNWLRSNKTELSAHRGAQVAAPENTLEAITQAGLLGYGFVEIDVQRTKDGHYVLMHDQTVDRTTTGSGKVEELTLKEIQSFAIKDKDGNVTKHKVPTLDEVLEEAHKYNLGVNFDGSKGNWEDKEFVDGIMTQADEANVLNHSFFVLSDKKVRDQFHAWYPEATVTFLGNALKNVDADIKELKKYKSALYTTSIDNVDKKAAQKIRRAKLKLHVYNVNSTEAYKKAKKLHPRLIETDVIVPKRNK; translated from the coding sequence GTGAAGAAGAGCAGAATGTTGTCGCTGGCGGTACCGCTTATGGTTGTCGTATTTCTGTTTGGGAGTGTTACAAGTGCCGCGCCGAATGATAACTGGTTACGCAGTAATAAAACGGAGTTAAGTGCCCACCGTGGTGCGCAAGTGGCCGCCCCGGAAAACACATTAGAGGCTATTACGCAGGCAGGATTACTAGGTTATGGCTTTGTAGAAATTGATGTCCAAAGAACGAAAGACGGTCATTACGTCTTAATGCATGATCAAACAGTCGACCGTACAACGACAGGATCAGGAAAGGTAGAAGAGTTGACGTTAAAGGAGATTCAAAGTTTTGCGATTAAGGATAAAGACGGCAATGTAACAAAACATAAGGTGCCGACACTTGATGAAGTGCTAGAGGAAGCGCATAAATACAATCTTGGGGTCAATTTTGACGGTTCAAAAGGGAACTGGGAAGACAAAGAGTTCGTAGATGGCATTATGACACAAGCAGATGAAGCGAATGTATTAAACCATTCGTTTTTTGTACTGAGCGATAAAAAGGTTCGAGATCAGTTTCACGCATGGTACCCGGAAGCAACTGTGACATTTCTTGGCAATGCCTTGAAGAATGTAGATGCCGATATTAAAGAGTTAAAAAAGTATAAAAGCGCACTTTATACCACATCCATTGACAATGTAGATAAAAAAGCGGCCCAAAAAATCAGAAGAGCAAAGTTAAAACTGCATGTGTACAACGTCAATTCAACTGAAGCCTATAAAAAAGCGAAAAAGCTCCATCCTCGTTTGATTGAAACAGATGTGATTGTACCTAAACGGAATAAATGA
- a CDS encoding RrF2 family transcriptional regulator, whose amino-acid sequence MKVETEEDRDESNNEGEYALRALIVLGDRPCAVHSIAEVAEKTLVPIHYLEQILLQLKNLGYVKSKRGVQGGYSLRRPAADIVVGDVVRQLEGPLAPMGCVSLTAYDPCPLEAGCLLKPLWALVRDTVAQVLDNTTLEDLLNENIREPS is encoded by the coding sequence GTGAAAGTGGAAACTGAGGAGGACAGGGATGAAAGTAACAACGAGGGGGAATATGCGCTGCGGGCCCTGATCGTACTTGGCGACAGACCGTGTGCGGTGCATTCCATCGCAGAAGTAGCAGAGAAAACATTGGTACCGATCCACTACTTAGAGCAAATTTTATTGCAGTTGAAAAATCTAGGGTATGTTAAAAGTAAGCGCGGTGTACAAGGAGGGTATTCTTTGCGCAGGCCTGCAGCCGACATTGTCGTTGGGGACGTTGTCCGTCAACTGGAAGGCCCTTTAGCCCCCATGGGATGCGTCAGTTTGACAGCGTACGACCCGTGCCCACTGGAAGCCGGTTGTTTGTTAAAGCCGTTGTGGGCCCTTGTGCGTGATACGGTGGCGCAAGTACTGGATAACACGACTTTGGAAGATTTGCTAAACGAAAATATTCGTGAGCCGTCATGA
- a CDS encoding YezD family protein, which yields MKTSDVLVEHIVNTLKDLRYGYVVITVHDSRVVQIDRTEKHRLTVPPSHSERQSGRDNGK from the coding sequence ATGAAGACATCAGATGTGCTCGTAGAACACATTGTAAACACGTTGAAAGACTTGCGGTACGGTTACGTTGTAATTACCGTCCACGATTCGCGAGTTGTACAAATCGACCGTACAGAAAAACATCGATTGACGGTCCCGCCTTCCCATTCTGAAAGACAATCAGGGAGAGACAATGGCAAATGA